In the genome of Quercus robur chromosome 3, dhQueRobu3.1, whole genome shotgun sequence, one region contains:
- the LOC126717537 gene encoding uncharacterized protein LOC126717537: protein MVCFLACFGTCKRQKHRNLASLTPFTDESTHGVATEPPKQDNIEEPISLISESKVPLEEPTNCGDRKKVTFDLNVKTCEKLCTKEVINTLIESNEKKEREKKEEKAVESKSFSDLIASDKLSYPTNHMYQNCPDCEDEYEDIDLVESDFADDEEDEGGDNQTSVQEESSESLFSLSIDSRKHVSANETDEKEVNSPMPVHASSDKELKTIGLSPIARDRSQYVHPVLNPIENLTQWKAVQAKALTPIKYEEKENINLEPHFNRETSPEPSFKQSKRNLKPEFNDLKSAEHEVAVDTSLSSWLVESETTPKSSNSTNSVRNAPSEKLNSPRSHEDRPILGALTIEELRQYSASASPRRSRSRSPDDTPIIGTVGSYWSHTGQTTDSGSGSSGRGFTDTGSKKREDERMKWNSIPFEERLERVLERGTAEV from the exons ATGGTGTGCTTTCTAGCTTGTTTTGGTACTTGTAAGCGTCAAAAGCATCGAAATTTGGCCAGCCTAACTCCCTTTACAGACGAG AGTACTCATGGGGTCGCTACTGAACCACCAAAACAAGACAACATTGAAGAACCCATTAGCCTAATCAGTGAATCAAA AGTCCCACTTGAAGAGCCAACAAATTGCGGTGATAGAAAGAAAGTTACCTTCGATCTGAATGTCAAAACCTGTGAGAAGTTATGTACCAAGGAAGTTATCAATACTTTGATTGAAAGCaatgagaagaaagagagagaaaagaaagaagaaaaagctgTAGAAAGCAAATCATTTTCGGATTTGATTGCTTCAGACAAATTATCCTATCCAACAAACCATATGTACCAAAATTGCCCAGATTGTGAAGATGAATATGAAGATATAGACTTAGTAGAAAGTGACTTTGCTGATGATGAGGAGGATGAGGGTGGTGATAATCAAACATCTGTGCAAGAAGAGTCCTCTGAGTCATTGTTTTCTTTATCCATTGATTCTAGAAAACATGTCAGTGCAAATGAAACAGACGAAAAGGAGGTTAATAGTCCGATGCCGGTTCATGCTTCATCAGACAAGGAGCTCAAGACAATTGGGTTGAGCCCAATTGCTCGAGATAGGAGTCAATATGTTCATCCTGTGTTGAACCCAATTGAAAATCTTACTCAATGGAAGGCGGTCCAAGCAAAAGCACTCACTCCTATAAAGTATGAAGAGAAGGAGAACATCAATTTAGAGCCACATTTCAATAGAGAAACTAGTCCAGAGCCTAGTTTCAAGCAGTCGAAGCGCAATTTGAAACCAGAGTTCAATGACCTGAAGTCTGCAGAACATGAAGTTGCAGTTGACACCAGCCTTTCCAGCTGGTTGGTTGAATCGGAAACCACACCCAAGTCAAGCAATAGCACTAATTCTGTTAGGAATGCACCATCTGAGAAACTGAATTCACCAAGAAGTCATGAAGATAGGCCAATTCTAGGAGCATTAACCATTGAAGAGCTCAGACAGTATTCTGCATCCGCGTCTCCAAGACGGTCAAGAAGCCGAAGTCCTGATGATACACCAATCATAGGTACTGTTGGTAGTTACTGGAGTCATACTGGGCAGACCACGGATTCAGGCTCAGGCTCTTCTGGCAGAGGATTTACAGACACCGGAAGCAAGAAAAGAGAG GATGAGAGAATGAAGTGGAATTCTATTCCATTTGAAGAAAGATTGGAGAGAGTTTTGGAGAGAGGTACTGCTGAAGTGTAG
- the LOC126717538 gene encoding phosphoribosylglycinamide formyltransferase, chloroplastic-like, translated as MKAQSLVSGFCSNPTTPSISNTKKSFFQAPTPSSAYFSQSRKWVSFKIQHSALQRVWYNKQNGVEEVKDGTSHGNDLENGVRRKKLAVFVSGGGSNFKSIHEASLGGSVHGDIVVLVTNKRGCGGSVYARDNGIPVVLFPKTKDEPDGLAPNDLVAELRKFEVDFVLLAGYLKLIPVELIRAYPRSILNIHPSLLPAFGGKGYYGMKVHKAVIASGARFSGPTIHFVDEHYDTGRILAQSVVPVLAKDTAEELAARVLQEEHRLYVEVTTALCEERIIWREDGVPLIQSKENPSEYR; from the exons ATGAAAGCTCAAAGCttggtttctgggttttgctCAAACCCAACAACCCCATCAAtttcaaacaccaaaaaatcatTCTTTCAGGCACCAACTCCTTCTTCAGCATATTTTTCACAATCCCGCAAATGGGTATCCTTTAAAATCCAACATTCAGCTCTACAAAGGGTGTGGTATAATAAGCAGAATGGTGTAGAAGAAGTAAAGGATGGTACTTCTCATGGGAACGATTTGGAAAATGGGGTCAGAAGGAAAAAGCTTGCAGTTTTCGTCTCAGGTGGAGGGTCGAACTTCAAGTCCATTCATGAAGCTTCTCTTGGAGGATCAGTTCATGGAGATATCGTTGTTTTGGTCACAAATAAACGAg GCTGTGGAGGTTCAGTGTATGCAAGAGACAATGGCATCCCAGTTGTTTTGTTCCCCAAAACAAAAGATGAACCTGATGGATTAGCTCCAAATGACCTTGTAGCTGAGCTTAG GAAATTTGAGGTTGACTTTGTACTTCTAGCGGGATATCTAAAGCTTATACCGGTAGAGTTGATCCGAGCTTATCCAAGATCCATACTAAACATCCATCCATCACTCCTTCCAGCTTTTGGAGGCAAAGGCTATTATGGTATGAAGGTCCATAAGGCGGTCATTGCTTCTGGAGCAAG ATTCTCAGGTCCTACTATTCATTTTGTGGATGAGCACTATGACACAGGGCGAATCCTTGCTCAAAGTGTTGTCCCTGTGCTTGCCAAGGACACTGCAGAGGAGCTGGCAGCAAGAGTTCTTCAGGAG gaGCATCGGCTTTATGTTGAGGTGACAACAGCACTGTGTGAAGAGCGGATAATTTGGAGGGAAGATGGTGTTCCTCTCATCCAGAGCAAGGAAAACCCCAGTGAGTACAGGTAG
- the LOC126717536 gene encoding G-type lectin S-receptor-like serine/threonine-protein kinase LECRK1 yields the protein MGFKYSSECFLDTLSNFKHKLSQKKKTKIHLFMAAILFFLLLLTICNAEAQQRQSTINLGSSLSPTTNSSWLSHSGLYAFGFCQQANGYAVGVFLAGIPQKTAVWTANRDDPPAPGDVTLNFTNDGRLVLQSAQGKETSIASPGGATSASMLDSGNFVLFNSKEIVWQTFDYPTDTILQGQHLSTGKELFSSISEYDKSTGLFRLAMQEDGNLVQYPVGTIDVEQYAYWSSQTYRDGDNVTLCLDVNGQLYLLNSTGTYLTNLTQGESPTKDIVYLMRLDADGILRLYSYNLHQNGNLSVLWSSTNDMCLPKGLCGLNAFCVINDQQANCKCLPGFAAINQGNQSSGCERNFSVESCKSKDGSLKYTMEEVLNTEWDENYFSHLSSISKEDCKAACLEDCNCEVAMFNAGECRKQNLPLRYGRRSLTDTNIAFVKVGIITANISTQIRIAQMGSEKKLRKDILIISISFVVFGIFMFVISGTAIYRNIIYKNRGSAYTRTSNNGYIGFSEDVAPQSFTYSDLESMTDGFKEELGRGAFGTVFKGTIQNGQKVVAVKRLEKVLAEGEREFETEMKVIGRTHHKNLLHLLGYCYDGEKRLLVYEYMSNGSLANIVFTPEKQPCWDDRMEIARDIARGILYLHEECEPQIIHCDIKPHNILMDEYRCAKISDFGLAKLLKPDQTKTFTGIRGTKGYVAPEWHRRQPVTIKADVYSFGIVLLELICGRKCVDWDLPEEKAILEDWANHCFEAGDLDQLVTDEEVNKKQLERMVKVGLWCTLYEPSLRPSMKNVLHMLEGIIHVPIPPSPNSFVTTL from the coding sequence ATGGGCTTTAAATATAGTTCAGAGTGCTTCCTTGACACCCTAAGTAATTTTAAACACAAactgtcccaaaaaaaaaagacaaaaattcaTCTTTTTATGGCTGCAatcttattctttcttcttctcttaacAATTTGCAATGCTGAAGCTCAACAAAGGCAATCTACTATAAATTTGGGCTCTTCTTTATCACCTACCACCAACTCTTCCTGGTTGTCACATTCAGGTTTATATGCCTTCGGATTCTGCCAACAAGCCAATGGCTATGCTGTAGGAGTTTTCCTTGCTGGGATTCCTCAAAAGACAGCAGTGTGGACAGCAAATCGAGATGATCCTCCAGCACCCGGTGATGTCACATTGAATTTCACTAATGATGGTAGGCTTGTCCTGCAATCAGCACAAGGCAAAGAGACAAGCATTGCTAGTCCTGGAGGTGCAACATCAGCATCGATGCTTGATTCTGGAAACTTTGTTCTCTTTAATTCTAAAGAGATAGTATGGCAAACCTTTGATTATCCAACCGATACAATCTTACAGGGTCAGCATCTCTCAACAGGAAAAGAACTATTTTCTAGCATTTCAGAATATGACAAGTCAACCGGATTATTCCGTCTTGCAATGCAAGAAGATGGAAACCTTGTGCAGTATCCAGTAGGAACCATAGACGTGGAACAATATGCTTATTGGAGTTCTCAGACATATCGAGATGGAGATAACGTGACACTATGTCTTGATGTCAATGGCCAACTCTACCTACTAAATTCCACTGGCACATACCTTACCAATCTGACCCAAGGAGAATCTCCAACCAAAGATATAGTCTACCTTATGAGACTTGATGCCGATGGGATCCTGAGACTATACTCATACAATTTACATCAGAATGGTAACTTGTCAGTCTTATGGTCGTCTACAAATGACATGTGTCTTCCTAAGGGACTATGTGGCCTCAACGCATTTTGTGTTATAAATGATCAACAAGCTAATTGCAAATGTCTTCCGGGATTTGCAGCTATCAACCAGGGGAATCAGAGCTCAGGCTGCGAAAGGAATTTTTCTGTAGAAAGTTGCAAAAGCAAAGATGGAAGTTTAAAATACACCATGGAAGAAGTTCTTAATACAGAATGGGACGAAAATTATTTTTCCCATCTGTCGTCAATAAGCAAAGAGGACTGTAAAGCAGCATGTTTGGAGGATTGTAACTGTGAAGTTGCCATGTTCAATGCTGGGGAGTGCAGAAAGCAAAATTTGCCATTGAGATATGGAAGAAGGTCGCTAACGGATACAAACATAGCATTTGTCAAGGTGGGTATAATTACAGCCAATATATCCACCCAGATTAGAATTGCACAAATGGGAAGCGAAAAAAAGCTTCGAAAGGACATCCTTATTATAAGCATCTCATTTGTTGTTTTTGGAATCTTTATGTTTGTGATTTCTGGAACTGCAATATACAGAaacattatttacaaaaatcgTGGCAGTGCATATACAAGGACTTCCAATAATGGATATATTGGTTTTAGTGAGGATGTTGCTCCACAATCATTTACCTATTCAGATCTTGAGTCAATGACTGATGGTTTCAAGGAAGAGTTGGGTAGAGGAGCATTCGGGACTGTTTTCAAAGGAACAATACAGAATGGTCAGAAGGTTGTAGCTGTCAAAAGACTAGAGAAAGTGTTGGCTGAAGGGGAAAGAGAGTTTGAAACTGAGATGAAAGTTATAGGGAGAACACACCACAAAAACCTTCTCCATCTACTCGGGTATTGCTATGATGGAGAAAAAAGACTTTTGGTATATGAGTACATGAGCAATGGTTCACTTGCAAATATAGTTTTCACACCTGAAAAACAACCTTGTTGGGATGATAGAATGGAAATTGCTCGTGACATAGCAAGAGGAATTCTTTATCTCCATGAAGAGTGTGAGCCACAGATCATTCATTGTGATATAAAGCCTCATAACATTCTCATGGATGAATATAGGTGTGCAAAAATCTCTGACTTCGGATTGGCAAAGCTTCTAAAGCCAGACCAAACCAAAACCTTTACTGGCATTCGAGGGACTAAGGGGTACGTTGCACCAGAGTGGCATCGGAGGCAGCCCGTGACCATCAAAGCAGATGTCTACAGCTTTGGGATTGTGTTGCTCGAGCTGATTTGTGGTAGAAAATGTGTGGACTGGGATCTTCCTGAAGAGAAAGCTATTCTTGAAGATTGGGCAAACCATTGCTTTGAAGCTGGTGACTTAGATCAACTAGTGACTGATGAAGAGGTTAACAAAAAACAACTGGAAAGAATGGTTAAAGTGGGACTCTGGTGCACTCTTTATGAGCCATCTCTTCGTCCTTCCATGAAGAATGTTCTGCATATGCTAGAAGGAATTATACATGTTCCAATTCCTCCGAGTCCAAATTCCTTTGTTACTACCCTATAA